Proteins encoded by one window of Thalassoroseus pseudoceratinae:
- a CDS encoding DUF1501 domain-containing protein: MLTILGPKHSSRSQYCDGVSRRSFLKIGGLAMGAAGGLSLPQILRAESATKQTVGDIQPRQKSVINIFLGGGPPHQDMWDIKTDAPAEIRGEFMPISTNVPGIQIGECFPKIASMFDKFTAIRSIVGCAGGHDAFQCMTGWNRRDLESLGGRPCIGSALARLRGPIDPGIPAAVALAEKTRHVPWSFGGDPGFLGPAYQPFKPNGEGKDDLTLNNITLDRLGDRKKLLRELDTLKRNVDANGMMTGMDAFSEAAFGVLTSSKLADALDLSQEPEEVRARYGDGKPYKFQYDGAPTVNEHVLLARRLVEAGVRCVSLSYGRWDSHGKNFDMVRDHGGKLDQCVSALVEDLHERGMLDDVSIVVWGEFGRTPKVNTKAGRDHWPRVSCALLAGGGMQHGQVIGATNRLGEYAVDRPVDVQEVITTLYHSLGIDPMSTTVLDPSGRPQYLVDIREPIRELV, translated from the coding sequence ATGCTCACGATTCTTGGTCCGAAACATTCATCGCGGTCTCAGTATTGTGACGGTGTCTCCCGTCGATCGTTCTTGAAAATTGGTGGGTTGGCAATGGGAGCCGCGGGTGGGTTGTCGCTTCCGCAAATCTTGCGGGCCGAGTCGGCCACGAAGCAAACCGTCGGAGACATCCAACCTCGGCAGAAGTCGGTCATTAATATCTTTCTCGGCGGTGGACCTCCACACCAAGATATGTGGGATATCAAGACCGACGCCCCGGCAGAGATTCGCGGGGAGTTCATGCCAATCTCGACGAATGTCCCCGGCATTCAAATCGGCGAGTGTTTCCCCAAGATTGCATCGATGTTCGATAAGTTTACGGCGATTCGATCTATTGTCGGATGCGCCGGGGGGCACGATGCTTTTCAATGCATGACCGGGTGGAACCGTCGCGATCTGGAATCACTTGGCGGTCGTCCATGCATTGGCTCGGCCTTGGCACGTTTGCGTGGCCCGATTGATCCCGGCATTCCAGCCGCCGTCGCATTGGCCGAAAAAACCCGGCACGTTCCCTGGTCCTTCGGTGGCGATCCTGGTTTTCTTGGCCCCGCCTATCAACCGTTCAAACCGAACGGTGAGGGGAAAGACGACCTCACACTCAACAACATCACTTTGGATCGGCTGGGTGATCGCAAGAAGTTGTTGCGAGAACTCGATACGCTCAAACGCAATGTCGATGCCAATGGCATGATGACCGGAATGGATGCGTTCTCCGAAGCAGCCTTCGGTGTTTTGACATCCAGCAAACTCGCGGATGCGTTGGACTTGTCTCAGGAACCGGAGGAAGTTCGGGCTCGTTACGGTGACGGCAAACCGTACAAGTTTCAGTACGATGGAGCCCCAACCGTCAACGAACACGTCCTACTTGCACGCCGACTCGTTGAAGCCGGAGTGCGGTGCGTTTCCCTTTCGTATGGTCGATGGGACAGTCACGGTAAGAACTTTGATATGGTCCGAGATCACGGTGGGAAACTCGATCAGTGCGTCTCTGCATTGGTCGAAGACTTGCATGAACGTGGCATGCTCGATGACGTCTCCATTGTCGTTTGGGGCGAATTCGGACGAACTCCGAAAGTCAACACCAAGGCAGGGCGGGACCACTGGCCCCGCGTCAGTTGTGCGTTGCTCGCGGGCGGAGGAATGCAACACGGTCAGGTCATCGGTGCCACAAACCGTTTAGGTGAGTACGCCGTCGATCGACCGGTCGATGTGCAAGAGGTCATTACCACGCTGTATCACAGTTTGGGCATTGACCCGATGTCGACAACCGTCCTAGATCCATCGGGACGGCCTCAGTATCTTGTCGATATTCGTGAACCGATTCGAGAACTCGTTTAG
- a CDS encoding CDP-alcohol phosphatidyltransferase family protein: MSKKQKMYAVLPTMLTLCNAACGFGAITFAAKLGPTPTGNLGGNELLIAGMLVYLAMVFDAFDGSAARLFNQTSDFGAQLDSLCDAISFGVAPAYLMLQIMVHSFGDDAIAGLNYHPRLLWVIAVLYVMCAILRLARFNVETDEDDSHDFFSGLPSPAAAGVVASFPIALYDLRDLAVVSEGTVAHDAARFLLPTIKLLIPLITLGVACLMVTRFRYSHVFNQLFRGQRSRRHIIQLMLTVITIFLVRELAVPVFFLYFAFSAPITSAWREVMQGRNKSAFRAGNETPSV; the protein is encoded by the coding sequence ATGAGCAAGAAACAGAAGATGTACGCCGTGTTGCCAACGATGCTCACGTTGTGCAACGCAGCTTGCGGTTTCGGTGCGATCACTTTCGCGGCGAAACTCGGACCGACCCCGACCGGAAACCTCGGTGGCAACGAACTTCTGATCGCCGGGATGCTGGTGTATTTGGCGATGGTCTTCGATGCTTTCGATGGTTCGGCCGCACGGTTGTTCAACCAAACATCCGACTTCGGGGCTCAGTTGGATTCGCTCTGCGACGCCATCAGTTTCGGAGTGGCACCCGCGTACCTGATGCTGCAAATCATGGTGCACTCCTTCGGCGACGATGCCATTGCGGGTCTCAACTATCATCCGCGTTTGCTGTGGGTCATCGCCGTGCTGTATGTGATGTGTGCGATCCTGCGGTTGGCCCGCTTTAACGTGGAGACGGACGAGGACGATTCCCACGACTTCTTCAGTGGCCTGCCATCACCAGCGGCGGCCGGCGTGGTGGCTTCTTTTCCCATCGCGCTCTACGACTTGAGAGACTTGGCCGTCGTTAGCGAAGGAACAGTCGCACACGACGCCGCTCGTTTTCTTCTTCCGACCATCAAACTACTGATTCCCCTAATCACCTTGGGCGTCGCATGTTTGATGGTGACTCGGTTCCGTTACAGCCATGTATTCAATCAGCTGTTTCGCGGGCAACGAAGTCGTCGACACATCATTCAGTTAATGCTGACAGTGATCACGATTTTCCTGGTTCGTGAGTTAGCCGTCCCGGTGTTCTTTCTCTACTTCGCGTTCTCGGCTCCCATCACGTCTGCGTGGCGCGAAGTAATGCAAGGCCGCAACAAATCCGCATTTCGAGCCGGCAACGAGACACCGTCAGTCTAA
- a CDS encoding vWA domain-containing protein yields MKAQTQVLPVAISTVLHGLVLFVLWKIVVETPADPEPPVLETVLNEERIQEEFQQELDEQLEAAETVNFVAGGSVSSMVGATSSPVAASTNIETSELLEDPEIEVVSTDITRPGDGEVSLDIGEGEISGEVGAVVAGYGPALDRLVQELMRMMRSEKVLVVWMFDESESMKDDQEQLKSRLHRVYEELGLVETDTRALGEKKKLEDILLTAITSFGNTVHEQTKQPTGKPDELLKAIERIPIDKTGDENLCAAILQVINRYHPTASRQNRKLVLVVVSDESGDDGQLVEEAVFAAKKAKSPIYVLGREAVFGSLYAHVKWKQPETGRTYYLPIRRGPETPFAEQLQWDGYRRRRDSQMSGFGPYEQVRLARDTGGIFFQLPGEQENLNDLDDRKLNMLNLREYLPNLDSRREYAAERDSSKFRKAIWDVIALLNPYNPNASKFLEIPDPQVTREQFPANPNEYGPRVAKRLQQVVSIIGVVDQAQQYLENVRPLRDKEPSVRWRANYDLIVAQLWWYKLRLFAYGLEIDQFVRADLPKRLIKNPKHNRWNLREKPSGKMIKPDERQSKLLKVTEEDLTVAHDMAVEKLKQVIEDHPESPWSRRAEFELNRRFGVSFSTWQYVPRKPSNKPRPKPTPPPKL; encoded by the coding sequence ATGAAAGCGCAAACTCAGGTTCTACCCGTTGCCATCTCTACGGTTTTACACGGTTTAGTTCTTTTCGTCCTCTGGAAAATCGTCGTCGAAACTCCCGCCGATCCAGAACCGCCCGTGCTGGAAACCGTGCTCAACGAAGAGCGAATCCAGGAAGAATTCCAACAAGAACTCGACGAACAACTCGAAGCCGCTGAGACAGTCAACTTCGTTGCTGGCGGTTCCGTGTCGTCTATGGTCGGAGCAACCTCAAGCCCAGTGGCGGCGTCGACGAACATCGAAACCTCCGAATTGCTGGAAGATCCGGAGATCGAAGTTGTTTCCACCGACATTACACGCCCCGGTGATGGAGAAGTCTCACTCGATATCGGTGAAGGCGAAATTAGTGGAGAAGTCGGAGCGGTCGTCGCTGGATACGGTCCGGCGTTGGATCGGTTGGTCCAAGAGTTGATGCGAATGATGCGTAGCGAGAAGGTTCTTGTCGTCTGGATGTTCGATGAATCCGAGAGCATGAAGGACGACCAAGAGCAATTGAAATCGCGTTTACACCGCGTGTACGAAGAACTCGGTTTAGTGGAAACCGACACCCGCGCGCTCGGAGAAAAAAAGAAACTCGAAGATATCCTCCTCACCGCCATCACCAGTTTCGGAAACACTGTCCACGAACAAACGAAGCAACCAACCGGTAAACCGGACGAGTTGCTCAAAGCCATCGAACGTATTCCGATTGACAAGACCGGTGATGAAAACCTCTGTGCTGCGATTTTGCAGGTCATCAACCGTTACCATCCGACTGCCAGCCGACAAAACCGCAAGTTGGTGTTGGTCGTCGTGAGCGATGAATCCGGTGATGACGGTCAACTGGTAGAAGAAGCCGTTTTCGCAGCGAAAAAAGCCAAGTCGCCGATTTACGTTCTCGGACGCGAAGCGGTCTTCGGCTCACTTTACGCTCACGTGAAATGGAAGCAACCGGAGACCGGCCGCACCTACTACTTGCCGATCCGCCGCGGACCGGAGACCCCGTTCGCCGAGCAACTCCAATGGGACGGCTATCGCCGCCGTCGTGATTCCCAAATGAGTGGTTTCGGTCCCTACGAACAAGTCCGTTTGGCTCGTGACACCGGCGGGATTTTCTTCCAACTTCCTGGCGAACAAGAAAACCTCAACGATCTCGACGATCGTAAACTCAACATGCTGAACCTCCGGGAATATCTGCCCAACCTCGATTCCCGCCGCGAGTACGCCGCCGAACGTGATTCCAGTAAATTCCGCAAAGCGATTTGGGATGTGATCGCGTTATTGAACCCCTACAATCCCAATGCTTCGAAGTTTCTGGAAATCCCGGATCCTCAGGTCACTCGCGAACAGTTCCCAGCCAATCCAAATGAGTACGGCCCACGCGTTGCCAAACGACTGCAGCAAGTCGTTTCAATCATCGGCGTGGTCGACCAGGCTCAGCAATACCTCGAAAACGTTCGGCCGCTTCGCGACAAAGAACCATCAGTGCGATGGCGAGCGAATTACGATTTGATCGTAGCTCAATTGTGGTGGTACAAACTACGATTGTTCGCGTACGGTCTGGAGATCGATCAGTTTGTACGGGCCGATTTGCCCAAGCGACTGATCAAGAACCCGAAACACAACCGCTGGAATCTCCGTGAGAAACCAAGCGGCAAAATGATCAAGCCGGACGAACGACAATCCAAGTTGCTCAAGGTGACGGAAGAAGATCTGACGGTCGCTCATGACATGGCGGTCGAGAAACTGAAGCAAGTCATCGAAGACCACCCCGAGTCCCCATGGTCGCGTCGGGCGGAGTTCGAACTCAACCGTCGGTTCGGTGTGTCGTTCAGCACTTGGCAGTACGTTCCACGCAAACCGAGCAACAAGCCACGCCCGAAGCCCACCCCACCTCCGAAGTTGTGA